The Sulfolobus islandicus Y.N.15.51 sequence TGTCCATAGTAGAAAGTGGTATTACTAAGTCCAAAGCCAATGTAACTTCTTATTTCAATTAAAGAATCGTCTAACGATATTAGGACAACATCTTCCATATCACTGACTACTATATCTTTTATTGCCTCTTGAAAAGTTTTATATAACGATATTGGAATCTCAGCTCTTATCATTCAATTGCCGTTAACTATATATAAAATTTAAATTTTAAGTTCAGCTATTTCAAACAATTTAGAAAGTATCCTATACGTCATCCCCCAAATTCTATATTGCTTATAATAAAACGCGTTATCGCCCCTTGCAAATTCACTCTCGTGAACCCAAAATACCTTATCCACCTCCGCTGGATTTGGCCTTGGTTCTATTAGCTCATCAAGTAATGCAATATATGCCCTAACTTTTATTCTAGCATTATTAGGTGAGAATACTCCTAGACTGGACCTTATATTTGGCCTGATTCCAATTTCCTCCTCACATTCTCTAATAGCTGCTTTAAGAGTAGTCTCATTATCTTCTCTATGACCACCTGGCAACGCCATTTGACCTGACCATGGGTCCTTTGGGTTAATAACTCTTTTTATCAACAAGATATACTGGCCTTTAGCTATTAATACTACAACTGCAGCATCGCTCTCACTATCATCAGTTAGTGGTAGCTGAAGAAGTTTGCTTATGTTCATAATTAGAAACTCAAAACAGTTCCAATTAATTTTTATGCGCTGCTACCTCTACATCTTATCAAATGGAAAAATGCTTAAAAAGATGATAGAAAAAAGAGGTATTCTATGGCTAGAAGAACTTGTCCTAAATGCGGTAAGGTTGTTGAAATCTTAGTGGAACACGTTAATAATAAGGTTGTGAAAAAGTGCCCTAATTGTGGTTATGTATTTATAGAGTATGAAGTTAAGTCTAATTCCTCTTTGTTATCATCTTTCTCTCCATCTGCTAAATCTAACAGAGAGGAAAAAGAACAATATAGATTCGAGTAACAGAACTAGAAACGATACAACTAACATTTCTACGCTTGTATTTACCAAATTTGTGATTCCTTGTGAGAATATTGCAGAAGCTGTAGTTGGCAATATAAGCAAGGGAATGTAAAGAGACTTAGGGAGGAATGTATAAGGATAAAATACTGGTGGTATTATAGTTAAAATGCTAGATAAAAGACCAGCAAGACCCCAACCATATCTCGTATGAGGAACTAGACTAGCTAAGAAGAACCCTATGGAGGATGTTGAGAACAGGAGAAGAGTGACATCAATTAATAATGGTATGAAGTTGGTTAAAGTCAAAACGTGGTAAATTACTGCAAGCATAATGTATAGTATAACACCTGGGGAGGAATATAGTAAATTTGCAAGCATTAATCCCATGATATAGTCACTAGGCCCTATGCTAGTTGCAACCAATAAATCTTGAAGTCTACTTTCAAGTCTTAAGAACACTAGATCGCCAATTAGTGAAAATCCGTTATTGGCCATAACGCTAATTAATCCTCCAACGATGGCGAACTTTACGAAATCCCCCCTCGTGATAATATATATTAAAAATAATTCAGCTAGAGGTATACTGAGATAAGTTAATACGTACACAAATCCTCTCCTTATTGAGGACCATCCATAAAATATTGTAAAAGCTAACAGAAAACTACTCCTCAAGACTCTCACCTCCGTAAATTATGAACAGATCCTCCAACGTAATTGGCTTAATAACATATTTTCCTACATAATCAGATGCTTCATTCCTATCCACATAACTAATCCTTAATCTTCCTATCTTATACTCACCAATTCCCTCCACTCTAACCTTATTATCAAATTTAGCCAAAAGTTCCTTTATGCTTCCTTTAGCTATGAGTTTACCCTTATGCAAAAGGATTACCTCATCCGAAAGCTCTTCAGCCTCTTCCATATAATGTGTAGTTAACAAAATCTTACTCTTTATACTCTTTAACACAGACCAGACTTCTAACCTAGAATATGGATCTAACCCTGTAGTAGGTTCATCCAGTAGTACTAACTCAGCATTTGATGCTAAAGCCATAGCGACAAAAATCTTCCTCTTCATTCCACCTGAAAGTTCATCACTTG is a genomic window containing:
- a CDS encoding NUDIX hydrolase; amino-acid sequence: MNISKLLQLPLTDDSESDAAVVVLIAKGQYILLIKRVINPKDPWSGQMALPGGHREDNETTLKAAIRECEEEIGIRPNIRSSLGVFSPNNARIKVRAYIALLDELIEPRPNPAEVDKVFWVHESEFARGDNAFYYKQYRIWGMTYRILSKLFEIAELKI
- a CDS encoding ABC transporter ATP-binding protein → MLETINLTKIYRDGTIALDNLTFIANSRIVTLLGRNGAGKTTLTRILSTQLLPTSGIARIEGFDVVKDAKKVRKIIASIPQEAKSIGIASPMEHLVMYLTARGLSFKEATEISRSALKEVGLWEVKDKPSDELSGGMKRKIFVAMALASNAELVLLDEPTTGLDPYSRLEVWSVLKSIKSKILLTTHYMEEAEELSDEVILLHKGKLIAKGSIKELLAKFDNKVRVEGIGEYKIGRLRISYVDRNEASDYVGKYVIKPITLEDLFIIYGGESLEE
- a CDS encoding ABC transporter permease, which translates into the protein MRVLRSSFLLAFTIFYGWSSIRRGFVYVLTYLSIPLAELFLIYIITRGDFVKFAIVGGLISVMANNGFSLIGDLVFLRLESRLQDLLVATSIGPSDYIMGLMLANLLYSSPGVILYIMLAVIYHVLTLTNFIPLLIDVTLLLFSTSSIGFFLASLVPHTRYGWGLAGLLSSILTIIPPVFYPYTFLPKSLYIPLLILPTTASAIFSQGITNLVNTSVEMLVVSFLVLLLESILFFFLSVRFSRWRER